AGTTTCTCGGTTGTATCCGTCTCGCCGCGCCAGCCGCGAACCTGGGCCCAGCCCGTGATGCCGGGTTTCACCTTGTGACGCGCGAAGTAGCCGTCCACCACCTCGTCATACAAGGTGCCAGCCGCCTTGGCCTGCGTGGCGTGCGGGCGGGGGCCGACCAGCGAAAGTGTGCCAGCAAGCACGTTGAAGAGTTGCGGCAGTTCATCCAGCGATGTCTTGCGGATGATGCGGCCCACGCGTGTGACGCGCGGATCATTTTTCGTCACCAGTTTCGCCGCCTGGGCATCGGACATGTCGGTGTACATCGAGCGGAACTTGAACACTTCCACCAGCTCGTTGTTGAAGCCGAAACGCTTCTGCCGGAAAATCACCGGACCCTTGCTCTCCAGCTTCACCGCCAGCGCCACGCCCGCCATGACTGGCGCAAGGGCGATGATGGCAACAGAGGCGATCACCTTGTCCATCGCGCCCTTCAGGAACGCATCCCATCCCGAAAGCGGACGCTCGAACACGTTGAGGAGCGGCAATTGGCCAAGATAGGTGTAGGCACGCGGGCTCAGCTTCAGCTCCGCCGCCGCCGCGCTGATCCGAATGTCCACGGGCAACACCCACAGGCGTTTCAGGATTTGCAGCAGGCGCTGTTCGGCTGTCATGGGAATGGCGACGATCACGAGGTCCACGCGGTTGCCGCGGGCGAAGTCGGCAAGGTCGCCGATCTTTCCGAGCTTGCGGTGCTTGCGGATCGATTCCGGGCTGCGGTTGTCGAAGCGGTCGTCAAACAATCCAACCACCTCGGCATCGAGGCCCGACGACTGTTCGATGAGGTGGATCGCGTCTTCGGCTGCCTTGCCGCCGCCCACGATGGCGATGCGTTGCTTGAGGCCACCGTTGCGCGCAAAGGGCTGCGACCAGATGTGCGTGAAGAGGCGCGACGCGGCGAAATAGAGGCCCGTCAACACCACGAAGCCCAGGGCCCAATCCTGCCCCAACGAAAGATGGAACAGCGGTGACAGCCACCATCCCGCAAAACCGATGGTCGCGGTGATGGCAAGGCTCTTGATCGCGGTGGAAAACCCGTGGAACCACGCTGCGGCACCGTAGAGGTCAAAGCCCCGGATCAGACGCAACGCCGCAAATGCGATGAACAATGCGAAGAACCCGGCAACGGTGTGCTGATAAGGCGTGTGCGAGGCCTGCAATGTCAGCAGCAATGTGATGCCGGTCAGCGCCGCCAGGTCAAATGCCTTGGCCAGCCTCTGCACGACTTCCTGATCGATTGATTTTGAAGCCATCACTGTCCCCCCGGACATTTCCGTTCCTTCAGGCTGGCATGCCACCTGCGCCATGAGGA
The nucleotide sequence above comes from Hyphomicrobiales bacterium. Encoded proteins:
- a CDS encoding undecaprenyl-phosphate glucose phosphotransferase, with the protein product MAQVACQPEGTEMSGGTVMASKSIDQEVVQRLAKAFDLAALTGITLLLTLQASHTPYQHTVAGFFALFIAFAALRLIRGFDLYGAAAWFHGFSTAIKSLAITATIGFAGWWLSPLFHLSLGQDWALGFVVLTGLYFAASRLFTHIWSQPFARNGGLKQRIAIVGGGKAAEDAIHLIEQSSGLDAEVVGLFDDRFDNRSPESIRKHRKLGKIGDLADFARGNRVDLVIVAIPMTAEQRLLQILKRLWVLPVDIRISAAAAELKLSPRAYTYLGQLPLLNVFERPLSGWDAFLKGAMDKVIASVAIIALAPVMAGVALAVKLESKGPVIFRQKRFGFNNELVEVFKFRSMYTDMSDAQAAKLVTKNDPRVTRVGRIIRKTSLDELPQLFNVLAGTLSLVGPRPHATQAKAAGTLYDEVVDGYFARHKVKPGITGWAQVRGWRGETDTTEKLEQRVKHDLEYIDRWSLGFDLYILAKTPLALLKSENAY